CGCGTGCCGTTGTACACAAGCAGCTCAACCGTGCCGAACGCGGCCTGACCGGGCTTGCCGTTGTACACCTGCACGTAGTTGCCCTTGCGGTCTATTTGCTTGAGCGTATCGTTCTCCACAATCAGCGCCTTGCCGTTTACAAAAGGAAATGCGCGCGTAAACTGCGGCTGAATGCGGATGTTGAAAAGCGAATCGACATAGCCCCAGCGGCCGGCGCTGTTAAACGGAATGAGTTCGGGCACCTGCGCAAGCGTGGCAAGCGGCAGCAGTATATACAGCAAAAGCAGCAGGCGGCGCATCATTGCGGCAACAGATAAGTATCAATCAGTTCGCGCACACAGGCATCGCCGCCTTTGCGGCTGAGCACCACGTGCACCATTTCCTTTACAGCGGCGGTGGCATCGGCCGGACAGGCACTGAAGCCCACGGCGCGGATAATATCTTCGTCGTTCAGGTCGTCGCCAATGAAGCATACCTGCGCGGGTGTAATGCCCAGTTCGCTGCACCAGCGGCTCAGCGTGTCGAGCTTGGGTACCTGCGATACTTCGATGAGCGAAATGTGCAGGCGCATGGCGCGGCTTTCAATCAGCTTCGTGTTGAAACCGTGACTGATGATGCCCGTTTTCACGCCGCGTTTGCCCAGCGCACGCACCGCAAAACCGTCTTTCGCATTAAACTTTTTAAACTCGTCGCCGCTTTCGGTATAATACATCCCGCCATCGGTCATTACCCCGTCAATATCCATCACCAGCAGCTTAATATCGCGGTTGCGGAGGTTTTCTTTTTCCTCCAGCAATTCGCCCAGCAGCAGGTTAGGCGTGATGTGGAAATGCGCCGCAACAGCAGCCAGCTGATCGGGCAGCGGGTGGCTGAGATCACGAATACCAAGCTGTTGCGCAAGATCAGCCGCAGCCACATTGTGGCGGTGCAGCAAATAGTTGAGGTTGGCGGCGTAGCGGCTCATGCAGCTTAGATGATTTGACGGCCAATAGCCGCAGCCACCGCTTTAAGCGAGCCGGTAAGCGCGCGGAACTCGTCGTGGTTGAGTTGCTGCGAAGCATCGCTCTTCGCTTCTTTCGGTGTGGGATGCACCTCAATCAGCAGGCCGTCAACACCCATTGCCGTGCAGGCGCGGGCCAGATCGGGCACAGCGTAGGCGTAGCCAATGGCGTGGCTCGGATCAAGAATTACAGGCAGGTTTGAATACTCTTTCATCCACGCCGCCCCGCAAAGATCGAGCGTAAAGCGTGTTTTGGTTTCGAACGTGCGTATGCCGCGCTCGCAAAGCATTACGTTGGGGTTGCCGCCGGCCAGAATAAATTCGGCACACTGCACAAACTCCTGCAACGTAGTACCGAAGCCGCGTTTGAGCAGCACCGGCTTGGTGGTTTTGCCGCAACGCTTCAGAATACCGTGGTCATACATCGACTTGGCACCGATCTGAATAATATCGCTGTATTCGATAATGTCTTCAATGTGCGTGGCGTCGCGCACTTCGGTAATGATGTTGAGGTTGTACT
This DNA window, taken from Bacteroidota bacterium, encodes the following:
- a CDS encoding HAD hydrolase family protein, with product MSRYAANLNYLLHRHNVAAADLAQQLGIRDLSHPLPDQLAAVAAHFHITPNLLLGELLEEKENLRNRDIKLLVMDIDGVMTDGGMYYTESGDEFKKFNAKDGFAVRALGKRGVKTGIISHGFNTKLIESRAMRLHISLIEVSQVPKLDTLSRWCSELGITPAQVCFIGDDLNDEDIIRAVGFSACPADATAAVKEMVHVVLSRKGGDACVRELIDTYLLPQ
- the aroF gene encoding 3-deoxy-7-phosphoheptulonate synthase, whose product is MIIELKSSVQEARAQEMAQQLKAFCIHYLGRYVLITSSSVKTLDPQFENETDRFTVLADDMQLSSRAWQKETRTVQIGNVTIGGNTGNTLLIGGPCSVESEAQIEQSAQLMKELNISTLRAGAFKPRTSPYTFQGLGLEGLKLLAKMREKYNLNIITEVRDATHIEDIIEYSDIIQIGAKSMYDHGILKRCGKTTKPVLLKRGFGTTLQEFVQCAEFILAGGNPNVMLCERGIRTFETKTRFTLDLCGAAWMKEYSNLPVILDPSHAIGYAYAVPDLARACTAMGVDGLLIEVHPTPKEAKSDASQQLNHDEFRALTGSLKAVAAAIGRQII